From the Geoalkalibacter sp. genome, one window contains:
- a CDS encoding IS91 family transposase: protein MVELAEIIGRHGEAYRQRFAEGLLPSHRRTLADITACRTPVLGGRLFACNDCGHQHYAYHSCNNRSCPKCSGARSGRWLAQREAELLPIRYFHVVFTLPEPWREVVRSHQKQMLPLLMRAAAQALLTMGADPRYLGGELGLLCVLHTWTRTLIYHPHVHCLVPAGALSADGTWRPARKKFLLPVRALSRLFRGKFLHGVRQLLPRDQRPAYSEQEWVVYCKPTMNRTRKVLTYLGRYVHRVAITNRRILKLENGQVTFRWQERVTGKSRSMTLPAEEFLRRFLQHVLPKGLHKVRYYGWLRPARRVRLKQLQLLLARPERKREQTTNAKTVTAEPACPCCFTGMLVFVGRIQRGARSPPPPRLAPNGRQTGAGT, encoded by the coding sequence ATGGTCGAGTTGGCTGAGATCATCGGCCGGCACGGGGAAGCCTACCGACAACGCTTTGCCGAAGGGCTGCTGCCGAGCCACCGCCGTACCCTGGCCGACATTACCGCCTGCCGCACTCCCGTACTGGGGGGGCGGCTCTTCGCCTGCAATGATTGCGGGCATCAACACTACGCCTATCACTCCTGCAACAACCGCAGCTGCCCCAAATGCAGCGGCGCCCGCAGCGGGCGCTGGCTGGCCCAAAGAGAAGCCGAACTCCTTCCCATCCGCTATTTCCACGTCGTCTTCACCCTGCCGGAGCCGTGGCGGGAGGTGGTGCGCTCTCATCAGAAGCAGATGCTGCCGCTGCTGATGCGTGCCGCGGCTCAGGCGCTGCTGACCATGGGAGCGGACCCGCGCTACCTGGGGGGCGAGCTGGGTCTGCTCTGTGTCCTGCACACCTGGACCCGCACCCTCATCTACCACCCCCACGTCCACTGCCTCGTCCCCGCCGGCGCCCTCAGCGCCGATGGCACCTGGCGGCCGGCCCGCAAAAAATTCCTGCTGCCGGTAAGGGCACTCTCGCGTCTGTTTCGCGGCAAATTCCTGCACGGTGTCAGGCAACTGCTCCCCCGCGACCAGCGCCCCGCCTACAGCGAGCAGGAGTGGGTGGTCTACTGCAAGCCCACCATGAACCGCACCCGCAAGGTGCTCACCTATCTGGGCCGCTATGTTCACCGTGTCGCCATCACCAACCGGCGCATCCTCAAGCTGGAGAACGGGCAGGTGACCTTCCGCTGGCAGGAGCGCGTCACCGGCAAAAGCCGCAGCATGACCTTGCCCGCCGAGGAATTCCTGCGTCGATTCCTGCAACATGTCCTGCCAAAAGGGCTGCACAAGGTGCGCTATTACGGCTGGCTGCGCCCGGCCAGGCGAGTCCGGCTCAAACAGCTGCAGCTGCTCTTGGCGAGACCAGAGAGGAAGCGGGAGCAGACAACTAACGCTAAGACGGTCACGGCAGAACCTGCCTGCCCCTGCTGCTTTACCGGAATGCTGGTCTTCG